A window from Akkermansia muciniphila encodes these proteins:
- the lepB gene encoding signal peptidase I, whose translation MNSPHKSILAALYDHFPVADAVLVFILDHPLAWFTPKWRRKGRMALKAVRRYINYNRDLLPPERLAEFEESRNLLKTALRRGDRQQVETITSKLESTLESIPGALPSGLAENVEVLFVILAIFLGLRCYVVQPFRIPTGSMQPSLNGIRAVPQEGDPTLMQKIGDMVMYGGSYVHETASKEKKIVRFEPATKYLLLTVTNVVFDDGSRLEIPAAEAETRRYFLNQEPRFESERNTPFRSYLPGDTIVNARFDAGDLIVVNKMAYHFRKPERGEVFVFDTRGIEGIANKGGSTGQEGGTHYVKRLAGVPGDSLSIQDSQLIVNGKPATEWTIQRVASGKPPYQPCGYVALPAPLSLLDGRAYITEGGTVHLSNDKKRPYLREYVALGDNSTRENSFDSRYWGPVHQYNIVGPASFCLWPFTSHWGLIP comes from the coding sequence ATGAACAGCCCGCACAAGTCCATCCTAGCTGCCCTTTACGACCATTTCCCGGTCGCAGATGCCGTCCTGGTGTTTATTCTGGACCATCCCCTGGCCTGGTTTACGCCCAAATGGCGCAGGAAAGGCCGCATGGCCCTGAAAGCGGTGCGCCGTTATATCAATTACAACCGCGACCTTCTGCCTCCCGAACGCCTGGCGGAGTTTGAAGAAAGCCGCAACCTGCTGAAAACGGCCCTCCGCAGGGGGGACAGGCAGCAGGTGGAAACCATTACCTCAAAACTAGAATCCACGCTGGAATCCATTCCCGGGGCCCTGCCCTCAGGCCTGGCGGAAAACGTGGAGGTGCTGTTCGTGATCCTGGCCATTTTCCTGGGCCTGCGCTGTTACGTGGTGCAGCCCTTCCGCATCCCCACCGGCTCCATGCAGCCCTCCCTGAACGGCATCCGGGCCGTTCCCCAGGAGGGAGACCCCACCCTGATGCAGAAAATCGGGGACATGGTGATGTACGGCGGCTCCTACGTGCATGAAACGGCCTCCAAGGAAAAGAAAATCGTCCGCTTTGAACCCGCCACCAAATACCTTCTTCTGACCGTCACCAACGTGGTGTTTGACGACGGCTCTAGGCTGGAAATTCCGGCGGCGGAGGCGGAAACACGCCGCTATTTCCTCAACCAGGAACCGCGTTTCGAGTCCGAGCGGAACACTCCGTTCAGAAGCTACCTGCCGGGGGATACGATCGTCAACGCCCGCTTTGACGCCGGTGACCTGATCGTGGTGAACAAGATGGCCTACCACTTCCGCAAGCCGGAACGCGGGGAAGTCTTCGTCTTTGACACGCGCGGCATTGAAGGCATTGCCAACAAGGGCGGCAGCACCGGACAGGAGGGAGGCACCCATTACGTCAAACGCCTCGCCGGCGTACCGGGGGATTCCCTGTCCATCCAGGATTCCCAATTGATCGTGAACGGAAAGCCGGCCACGGAATGGACCATCCAGAGGGTGGCTTCCGGCAAGCCCCCCTACCAGCCCTGCGGCTATGTGGCCCTTCCCGCCCCGCTGAGCCTGCTGGATGGCAGGGCCTACATCACGGAAGGTGGCACCGTGCACCTTTCCAATGACAAAAAACGCCCCTACCTGCGCGAATATGTGGCCCTGGGCGACAATTCCACCCGTGAAAATTCCTTTGACTCCCGGTACTGGGGGCCCGTTCACCAATACAACATCGTAGGCCCCGCCAGCTTCTGCCTGTGGCCCTTTACCTCCCATTGGGGGCTTATCCCCTGA
- a CDS encoding PEP-CTERM sorting domain-containing protein (PEP-CTERM proteins occur, often in large numbers, in the proteomes of bacteria that also encode an exosortase, a predicted intramembrane cysteine proteinase. The presence of a PEP-CTERM domain at a protein's C-terminus predicts cleavage within the sorting domain, followed by covalent anchoring to some some component of the (usually Gram-negative) cell surface. Many PEP-CTERM proteins exhibit an unusual sequence composition that includes large numbers of potential glycosylation sites. Expression of one such protein has been shown restore the ability of a bacterium to form floc, a type of biofilm.): protein MKKLLYMICAGAAALAAMAAAATIELVPEIDTITGQGYNSAGRLAGDGITGNDVKSWLGSRNDGWYTTTGNGDMRWGSASANPEDQTISLPSMPGTAGVCFGLKMTIENIQDYSGLSFSMNLSPSGTGGTYTYSVWYETNDGEMVELCRGTKNNDGNPWNVHYDLTPEQLEDMKKNGNGKLYAVVGAGGGNNNNNARVGVSVDGELMVPEPAAASLSLLGLAGLLLRRRRAA, encoded by the coding sequence ATGAAGAAGCTACTATACATGATTTGCGCGGGGGCTGCCGCCCTGGCGGCCATGGCCGCCGCCGCAACCATTGAGCTGGTTCCTGAAATCGACACGATTACGGGCCAGGGCTACAATTCCGCAGGCCGGCTGGCCGGTGACGGAATCACGGGAAACGACGTCAAGAGCTGGCTCGGTTCCCGCAACGACGGCTGGTATACCACGACCGGGAACGGGGACATGCGCTGGGGCAGCGCTTCCGCCAATCCGGAAGACCAGACCATCAGCCTTCCCAGCATGCCCGGTACGGCGGGGGTGTGCTTCGGCTTGAAAATGACCATTGAAAACATCCAGGATTATTCCGGCCTGTCTTTCAGCATGAACCTTTCTCCTTCCGGAACGGGGGGTACGTATACGTACTCCGTCTGGTATGAGACCAATGACGGGGAAATGGTGGAATTATGCCGGGGTACGAAAAACAATGACGGCAATCCGTGGAATGTCCATTACGACCTTACGCCGGAACAGTTGGAGGACATGAAAAAGAACGGAAACGGAAAGCTTTATGCCGTGGTGGGCGCCGGGGGAGGGAACAATAATAATAATGCCAGGGTGGGCGTTTCCGTGGATGGGGAACTGATGGTTCCCGAACCGGCGGCGGCATCGCTGAGCCTGCTGGGCCTGGCCGGGCTCCTGTTGAGGCGCCGAAGGGCGGCATGA
- a CDS encoding HAD hydrolase-like protein has translation MFKNLIFDWSGTLVDDLALTLDASNYVFSQYGKPCMNRDEFRAEFQLPYPDYYARVLPQADLDELEDHFRYAFRVSNAPVEVLPHAREFLEFCRARGVRCFILTSVDAKEFDIQCRDLGMMEYFEAIHAGIRHKDTHIHTLLAQHGLHAHETAFIGDMQHDVETAHHAGITSIAVLTGYNDAAQLSKVRPDIIVPDLLVLRTLMRRYALPSDTQDSININGLELDTFIGVPEEERASMQTLKADITFYPDEALSGLNDDFSKTVCYDSIARALRAEALAYPRKLVETLAEDMGKVCLHEFGARHVIVTLHKFILPRTDSVSVTVHVSRHR, from the coding sequence ATGTTCAAGAATTTGATTTTCGACTGGTCCGGCACCCTCGTGGATGACCTGGCCCTGACGCTGGACGCTTCCAACTACGTTTTTTCCCAGTACGGAAAACCCTGCATGAACAGGGATGAGTTCCGTGCGGAATTCCAGCTCCCCTACCCGGACTATTACGCCCGCGTTTTGCCCCAGGCGGACCTGGATGAACTGGAGGACCATTTCCGGTATGCCTTCCGCGTATCCAATGCTCCGGTGGAAGTGCTCCCCCATGCGCGGGAATTCCTGGAATTCTGCCGTGCGCGCGGCGTGCGCTGCTTCATCCTCACCAGCGTGGACGCCAAGGAATTTGACATCCAGTGCCGTGACCTGGGCATGATGGAATATTTTGAAGCCATTCATGCGGGCATCCGCCACAAGGACACCCATATCCATACCCTGCTGGCGCAGCATGGCCTGCATGCCCATGAAACGGCGTTTATCGGGGACATGCAGCATGACGTGGAGACTGCCCACCATGCGGGCATCACATCCATCGCCGTGCTGACGGGCTACAATGACGCGGCCCAGCTCTCCAAGGTCAGGCCGGACATCATCGTTCCGGACCTGCTTGTCCTGCGCACGCTGATGCGCCGTTATGCGCTGCCGTCCGACACGCAGGATTCCATCAACATCAACGGCCTGGAGCTGGACACCTTCATCGGCGTGCCGGAGGAGGAGCGGGCTTCCATGCAGACCCTGAAGGCGGACATCACCTTTTATCCGGATGAAGCCCTCTCCGGCTTGAATGACGATTTTTCAAAAACCGTCTGTTATGATTCCATCGCCCGTGCCCTGAGGGCGGAGGCCCTGGCGTATCCCCGCAAGCTGGTGGAAACGCTGGCGGAGGACATGGGGAAGGTTTGCCTGCATGAGTTTGGCGCACGCCACGTGATCGTCACCCTGCACAAATTCATCCTCCCGCGTACGGACAGCGTCTCCGTGACTGTGCATGTTTCCAGGCACCGTTGA
- a CDS encoding 16S rRNA (uracil(1498)-N(3))-methyltransferase, translated as MARFYLPASEWTAPSWELRGDEAHHAAKVLRLKQGDSCIVFDGCGRAAHAVVAETPRSSGVLLVPGEECPPPPAVAHLTLCQAVPKGANMDLIIQKAVELGVSAIVPLLTDRTIVRLNAREAGAKRQKWQRIALEACKQCGQNTLPEVAAPVPFAEWLRRGAPEGLNVIASLVPGVRPVRDVLEEARARSVRRASLLVGPEGDFTDQETALALEAGFAPVTLGPIVLRVETAAFFGLAAMRYALD; from the coding sequence ATGGCCCGCTTCTATCTCCCCGCTTCTGAATGGACAGCTCCCTCCTGGGAGCTGCGGGGGGATGAGGCGCACCATGCCGCCAAGGTGCTGCGCCTGAAACAGGGAGATTCCTGCATCGTTTTTGACGGCTGCGGCCGCGCCGCCCATGCCGTGGTGGCGGAGACTCCGCGCAGCTCCGGCGTGTTGCTGGTTCCCGGGGAGGAATGCCCCCCCCCTCCGGCGGTGGCCCATCTGACCCTGTGCCAGGCTGTGCCGAAGGGGGCCAACATGGACCTTATCATCCAGAAGGCCGTGGAACTGGGCGTTTCCGCCATCGTTCCTCTTCTGACGGACCGCACGATCGTGCGCCTGAACGCCCGTGAAGCCGGGGCCAAAAGGCAGAAGTGGCAGCGCATCGCCCTGGAGGCCTGCAAGCAGTGCGGCCAGAATACGCTGCCTGAGGTGGCGGCACCCGTTCCCTTCGCGGAATGGCTGCGGCGCGGAGCTCCGGAAGGCCTGAACGTAATCGCTTCCCTGGTGCCCGGCGTGCGCCCGGTCAGGGACGTGCTGGAAGAAGCCCGTGCCCGGTCCGTGCGGCGCGCCTCCCTGCTGGTGGGGCCGGAGGGTGATTTTACGGACCAGGAAACGGCCCTGGCCCTGGAGGCCGGATTCGCCCCTGTCACGCTGGGGCCCATTGTCCTGCGGGTGGAGACGGCCGCCTTTTTTGGTCTCGCCGCCATGCGGTACGCTCTGGACTGA
- a CDS encoding FAD-binding oxidoreductase translates to MSLEEDISRILGPEKVSGDPEVLAAHAGDKWYASVLPEAVVFPESTEDVSLLLRYASSMNIPVTARGGGVGYVGGCVPVRGGISLSLERMNRILEISPEDGVAVVEPGVITADLQREVRALGWFYPPDPASKKECSLGGNIATNAGGPRCLKYGVTKAYVLGLTVVLASGEVVECGGRTHKNKTGFDLGDLFIGSEGMLGVITRAILRIIPHPEAFGALSASFPQFPMAAAAVQRILNSGHLPSALEITDSFTLRAARAYLGDSALPSGSRGHLIVEVDGRQAAVREELDSLCALLEECGATDILRADTEEEAEAVWQLRREFSYSLKATGMTKLNEDIVIPRSRLVDLVEFCEAMNRETGLDIACFGHSGDGNIHTNIMVDDYTDPEKKALADACVDRLFRWVLEHGGTITGEHGIGLAKAKWFREAVGEGAFHLHELVKSALDPRNLLNPGKMGLP, encoded by the coding sequence ATGTCTTTGGAAGAAGACATTTCCCGCATCCTGGGGCCTGAAAAGGTTTCCGGAGATCCGGAGGTACTGGCCGCGCACGCCGGGGACAAGTGGTACGCCTCCGTGCTCCCGGAGGCGGTCGTTTTCCCGGAGAGCACGGAGGACGTCTCCCTGCTTCTGCGCTACGCCTCCTCCATGAACATTCCAGTCACGGCCCGCGGCGGCGGCGTGGGATACGTAGGGGGCTGCGTTCCCGTGCGCGGAGGCATCAGCCTTTCCCTGGAACGGATGAACCGCATTCTGGAAATCTCCCCGGAAGACGGCGTGGCCGTGGTGGAACCCGGCGTCATCACGGCGGACCTCCAGCGTGAAGTACGCGCCCTGGGGTGGTTCTACCCCCCGGACCCGGCTTCCAAAAAGGAATGCAGCCTGGGCGGGAACATCGCCACGAACGCCGGAGGCCCCCGGTGCCTGAAATACGGAGTCACCAAGGCCTATGTGCTGGGCCTCACCGTGGTGCTGGCCAGCGGGGAAGTGGTGGAATGCGGAGGGCGCACCCACAAGAACAAAACGGGGTTCGACCTGGGGGACCTCTTCATCGGCTCGGAAGGGATGCTGGGCGTCATCACCCGCGCCATTCTGCGCATCATCCCCCATCCGGAAGCGTTCGGCGCGCTCAGCGCCAGCTTCCCGCAGTTTCCCATGGCGGCCGCGGCCGTACAGCGTATCCTGAACAGCGGGCACCTTCCCTCCGCGCTGGAAATTACGGACAGCTTCACCCTCCGCGCCGCACGCGCCTACCTGGGGGACAGCGCCCTGCCTTCCGGCAGCCGCGGCCACCTGATTGTGGAAGTGGACGGCAGGCAGGCCGCCGTGCGTGAGGAACTGGATTCCCTCTGCGCCCTGCTGGAGGAATGCGGGGCCACGGACATCCTGCGCGCGGACACGGAAGAGGAGGCGGAAGCTGTCTGGCAGCTGCGGCGTGAATTTTCCTACAGCCTGAAAGCCACCGGCATGACCAAGCTTAATGAAGACATCGTCATTCCCCGGTCCCGCCTGGTGGATCTGGTGGAGTTCTGCGAAGCCATGAACCGGGAAACCGGGCTGGACATCGCCTGCTTCGGCCATTCCGGGGACGGCAACATCCATACCAACATCATGGTGGACGATTACACGGACCCGGAGAAGAAAGCCCTGGCGGACGCCTGCGTGGACAGGCTGTTCCGCTGGGTGCTGGAACACGGGGGCACTATCACCGGGGAACACGGCATCGGCCTGGCGAAGGCCAAATGGTTCCGGGAAGCCGTGGGAGAAGGAGCCTTCCACCTGCACGAACTGGTCAAATCCGCCCTGGACCCCCGGAATTTGCTGAATCCGGGCAAAATGGGACTCCCGTAA
- a CDS encoding phytoene/squalene synthase family protein, which yields MTQAQTITSKAKSNLAFALIDLPEEERRHMAEFYAFCRTVDDIVDEPGMTPRERHDALNRWIEVINGGDGLELTELEEDIVALIQDLELDTTPMLHLIEGCRSDICQQQPLTRDELLDYTYCVACCVGLTSARIMGAGEASYPYAIALGHALQMVNIIRDVAEDCNKSNRIYLPREDMDRFGYSLEDLRARVYSPQLRELLQYEADLAEKFFTEAEEEYNRLSPEDRAALVPAQAMALIYHTILDKMKAGGFRIFDIRYHVNTFHKLWLLFRIKLDIDPQSYYDKSKAYYDKLVGFLSRPIRKDEK from the coding sequence ATGACTCAAGCCCAGACTATCACCAGCAAGGCCAAGTCCAACTTGGCCTTCGCTCTCATTGACCTTCCCGAAGAAGAACGCCGCCACATGGCGGAATTTTACGCCTTCTGCCGCACGGTGGACGACATCGTGGACGAACCGGGCATGACGCCCCGTGAACGCCATGACGCCCTGAACCGCTGGATAGAGGTCATCAACGGAGGAGACGGCCTGGAGCTGACGGAGCTGGAGGAGGACATCGTGGCCCTGATCCAGGACCTGGAGCTGGATACCACCCCCATGCTGCACCTGATTGAAGGCTGCCGTTCCGACATCTGCCAGCAGCAGCCCCTGACCCGTGACGAATTGCTGGACTACACCTATTGCGTGGCCTGCTGCGTGGGCCTCACCTCAGCCCGCATCATGGGCGCGGGGGAAGCCTCCTATCCGTACGCCATCGCCCTGGGACATGCCCTCCAGATGGTGAACATCATCCGGGACGTGGCGGAAGACTGCAACAAATCCAACCGCATTTACCTGCCCAGGGAGGACATGGACCGCTTCGGCTATTCCCTGGAAGATCTGCGCGCCCGGGTGTACTCCCCCCAGCTCCGGGAACTGCTGCAATATGAAGCGGACCTGGCGGAAAAGTTTTTCACGGAAGCGGAGGAGGAATACAACCGCCTCAGCCCCGAGGATAGGGCGGCGCTCGTTCCCGCCCAGGCCATGGCGCTGATCTACCACACCATCCTGGACAAGATGAAGGCGGGCGGCTTCCGCATTTTTGACATCCGCTACCACGTCAATACCTTCCACAAGCTCTGGCTTCTGTTCCGCATCAAGCTGGACATTGACCCCCAGTCCTATTACGACAAGTCCAAGGCGTACTATGACAAGCTCGTGGGCTTCCTCTCCCGGCCTATCAGGAAGGACGAGAAATAG
- a CDS encoding DOMON-like domain-containing protein produces MQVIIHQWAFNGSFEQLASLPRQELVNDWFGYDVEPSAEFAFATDGQYLWFLASRNKEATVHPDARPGQFQPELWRYDLAEWFMAAGDGTNYWEFNLAPNGAWWACAFSDTRRANEDIPAPLAVDTECILTDEGWCAMARIPLNELRGVDIRDCKLAATFILETPDQIFLTTADDLSGNPDFHRPDCFCTPILK; encoded by the coding sequence ATGCAAGTAATCATTCACCAATGGGCCTTCAACGGAAGCTTTGAACAGCTTGCCTCCCTGCCCCGCCAGGAACTCGTCAACGACTGGTTTGGATATGACGTGGAGCCAAGCGCGGAGTTCGCCTTTGCCACGGACGGCCAGTACCTCTGGTTCCTGGCTTCCCGGAACAAGGAGGCTACCGTGCACCCGGACGCGCGGCCCGGCCAGTTCCAGCCGGAATTATGGCGGTATGACCTGGCTGAATGGTTCATGGCCGCTGGGGACGGCACCAATTACTGGGAGTTCAACCTTGCCCCCAACGGCGCCTGGTGGGCCTGCGCCTTTTCCGACACGCGCCGCGCCAATGAGGATATTCCGGCACCGCTGGCCGTGGATACCGAGTGCATCCTGACGGATGAAGGCTGGTGCGCCATGGCCCGCATTCCGCTGAACGAATTGCGCGGCGTGGACATCCGTGACTGCAAGCTGGCCGCTACATTTATCCTGGAGACTCCGGACCAGATTTTCCTGACCACGGCGGACGACCTTTCCGGCAACCCGGACTTCCACCGCCCGGACTGCTTCTGCACCCCCATTCTCAAGTAA